The DNA window TGGAAGATCCAGAAATAGAATACAAGTCttttgactcccagtccagtgctacACTGCCCCAATGAAAATATATGGTTGTTTCTGTTCTTTATTCCCTTCTTCATTGTCACTGATTTTCTTGCTGTGATTTCGTGAGGAGAATGAGAGGTTTGCTATTTAGATCCATTCCTAAATCACCCCAGGACTTCACAGCACCTGAAgtgaaaaaatgtggaaaaatctcAGCGTTCAAGTTTTCCCCCTTGTTATTTCTGTCCATGAGTACACGGGAAGGCAGTGTTCTCGGGGGACTGGGAGTCTGGACTGTTGCATTCTGTCCCTGGTTCTACTGCTGACTCGCTGTGAAAAGTTGTTCTAGtcatgtcactgctctgtgcctcagtttccccatctgcaaagtgggAACAACCACCCTTACCTCACAAAAGGACTCGGCGGGTTCTTCCATTCAGAGGGCTTTGGGATTCTGGGACCAGTGCAAAGTATCATGATCATAAAATAAAGGACTCTTGAAAAATTAGATTTTGGATTTACGCCTTCTTATGGAGCAGCTAGCATTCACCAGTGTTAGGGAGAGATCACAGATTAGCTGGGCCCATTAATCTCTTATGGCATGGCAGCTACCATTGACTTGCTGGTTATGCCATGCAAGGTGGATGAATTGCCAGCTTCGTGCCTCTTGGTGTTTCCCTTTGTGCAAAGTCATAACACttgctttaggtgcctaaacatccTGTTTCAATTGCTCCCAATGCCTTTGGCTGTTTGCATTATTGAAAAATTGTCCTTCCAGGCTCCACCCATCAGGTCACCAATGCCCAGATGTAGTCGGTGGGTAGGACGCAGGACTAATGGCAGAGGTGTGATGTAAACTGCAAGGCAGCAGGGGCACTGGCAAGAAACCAGACTAGCTTCCTACCCCCAGTCATGTGATCCATGTGGGTCTACTGAGGACTATGTTGGAATAGCCAACTAAGGGAGAGGGTGGAGGTTTCCTGTCCTGCTTGCCGGGGACGGGGCTCTGTAACAAAACATACCAGCAGACACTAGTCAGCCTGGAAAGAATCAATTTAAAACAGGGTGTGGTGAAccctgccttagggagcagccggCCTTGTGCATCTCTGCTGCTGTGTGgtattgttctgaattctaaggaATAAAGTCgggttatgttgcaaccttccagcaagagcatTTATGGTTTTATCTATGTATGCTGTGAACCTAATCTGGGCCAGAGAGACACAGCACAATCCTTCAATGGCTACCATTACAGAGCGTGAGTGCTAATGGAGTAGAGTAAGTCGGTGAGGTGAAAGGTAAGGGATGAGTGGCTGAATTAACTGATTTTCAAATCTTAAGGCTCGCCAAAAATTGCTCCCAAGGGACAGGATTCTCCCATGAGACAGACCCAGGTCAAATCTTCCGATATTCCTGTTTAAAGAGAAATATCAAGCCACGGGCGGATTTCTCCGCCCATTTGCACCATCAAACTCTAGTTTCCCTTGTGgcagagaagagacaggacttAGGTGTATTAATAATAGAAACTATTTGTAGAGGTTCCTGCTGGACACAGACAAAGTACCTTGTGGTTCTTCCTGGTTCGATTAAATTTAGTTTGTGCTGCCGAGAGACAATCTCCACTGGGGTCTCCCTTAGTCCTGCCCTGGACTAAGCAACCATGGAAAGGGAAACGATTCTGCTGCCATGCACTGGGCACATACATTTAGGGAAAAGCTGAGAGTTGTCCGGGAAGGGGGTGTGCAAACCTTAacagtagagctggctggaatatttttgataattttgttttctagACCTGCTGTTTTCatcaaagtcaaaatgttttgtagaGACATATTGATTTTGATGAGCTTTTTGCTGGCAAGGTCCAGGATGGAGACTCTGGTCAATTTGAGAGACAGAGACAGGGAGCGCAAGGGGATTAAAAAACCAGACTTTTTTGCATAGAAAATGAACAGCTTTTGACACTATCCCCTTGGACCAAAACGttcaaaaggagatttttttttttttagttccaaTGTGTAATGCATCTAATGTTTCTTCCAAAACCTCTGAAGCTgtcacaaaacagaattgttgttctccagccagctctatttagggtgaccagacagcaagtgtgaacaattgggacagggtgtgtgtgtgtgtgtggggggggagggtaataggagcctacataagaaaaagaccccaaaattgggactgtacctataaaatcgggacatctggtcaccctagctttaCTAAACAGCATCTCAACCAAGCCAAAAGGGGGTGAAAGGGGCTTTACACCTATTCCGCAGCTGTCTATCCCGGGGATAAGGCTCCTAAAAGCTCTGCCAAAAATAAAAGAGTGCCCATGTGGAGGAAGATCCTCAGGAAAGGTTGGGAGGGCATTACCTACCCAGATTTTAAACCAACCCCTCCTGATTGTCACCTATACATGTTAATTTCACCTAGATTGTCCAGCACTCTCCATTCAGAAGCTGGTCTTGAATGACTTTGGAGGGCTGTCTCCGCTGAAGGTATTTGAGAGGGCACATATGGCAACATATGGCTGATGAAATGATCTACCTGTAGCGCGCAAGAACACGCTCCCCCAACGTAAAGCCTGGGTATGTTTGAATTCCTGCGTACACCCTGCGAGCAGGTATGCAATTGGAATGTCTATACCGGTCCTGCAAGTGTCTCTCTTCTAGTCCAGGCACAGGTAATTGATACAGACACTGTTGTTATGGACACATTGGTTACTAACACATAGAGAAGAAAGCTTCTCCCTTGAATCTCTTCACCCATCGTTGATCAGTCACTGAACAGCACGTTGTGCAGGCTGCTGGATGCCTTCCTCATTATCCTGTTCTGATTGCTGACTCTCAGTTTTGCTTTACACGCCGTTCTGATGGCTTTGCACCCTGCCTGGCCTGTCTGAACCGGGCTGACATGCACTGTACACAGCAGCCAGAGAATCTAGCACCACACCACTAGGCTTTCCCAGACATGCTCTCCTTATGTCCAGAGATTTGCTGTGCTCTCCTGACTATACCTTGCCTTTGCCTATGATGATAGATCTGTGGACCCCAATTTGCACTGAGCTATCTACATGGGAACAGACCCCTTCATTAACAttgtttagcaaaaagaaaaggagtacttgtggcaccttagagactaacaaatttatttgagcctaagctttcgtgagctacagcggatgtatccgatgaagtgagctgtagctcacgaaagcttaggctcaaataaatttgttagtctctaaggtgccacaagtactcgttttcttttttgcgaatacagactaacatggctgctactctgaaacctgtcattgtttagCAGTTCTTCATGGAGTTGTTTTATTCCATAAAAGGGCAAGATTGCAATAAGTTTCAAGGGTTTGTTGTTGGCTCTCTTTTTTTTGGATGTTCAATATTTTAAATCTGCATATCCTGCTAAAGGAATCAGCATTGCATTTATTTTCTCACAAACTTCACAACATCACTAATATGGGCTTACGCCGATGGTTACTTCCACATCCCTCCAAGGGGTATTCTGATTTTTATATGTTTTGCATAATGCGTCAAAGGTTTCATATAGAATTGGTTGGGAaatgtttttattataattatttgtattgcagtaatgcccaggagcccagtcatggaccacAACTCCatggtgttaggtgctgtacaaacaaactgTGGAACTTCAAAACTTTTCATgtaatggaattcttgttttctagtAAGCACTGTTGagacccctcagctcccattaacttcaactaGCATCGTTAATGCTCAGCACGTCTGAAATCTGGCCCCTGGGTCCTAGCTTGCTCTGTCCCTAACTAcctttgtgaccttgagcaagtcactttctcGCACTGGGCCagagttttcccatctgcaaaatggggataatgatgcttgcaaagtgctttgtaatctatggatgaaaagccctGTGTAAAAAAGCTAAGCATTATGGGTCTGTGATATAAAATAGATAGGAAAACAGCCTGGATCGAGACGTAACAGTGGTTTTGCATAATATATGTGTCTTTGTGCTGCATTTCTGTTTAgcactcttttttcttttaacaaaaagggCAAACAGATTTTTGGAAAAATGATTCTAAAATAACAGAGAGGGAAACCATGTGAAGATAGGGAGATTAACCTTAGCAAACTTTCCTTATAAGGGATCAAAGATTCAAAGTTCAGTGTTGAATAAGGAAGTTTTCTTCAACCTAAACCAAATGGatcaacagcagcagctctgggtgGGCAGCCacatttgaggatttttttttttttaccaaagtGCATGTAATGTGCTCTCAAACCCTTTTTGGGTATGTTTGGGACATCTTGGCAACAAACATTCCAACAGAATGACACTCAGAGCAGAAAGAGCCAGTCCCTCCCAGGGTTTTTCCTTATGCAATGTCTAAGTCTTTACTCAGACACTTTTCCAGTATTGACCAGCATTTCAGATGACAGAATTAGATAGATTCTGCAGCCATTGACTTTTATGAGGTAACAACAGCTAAAGGATTTAGTGAAATACTCTGCTGGAATCCTATAGAAGCTAATTGAAAATGGTCACCTTtctaagttattttttaaaaactttcccgtAGCATTTCATTGAGAATTATATCCCTATtctaaaggagtacttgcggcaccttagaaactaactaatttatttgagcataagctgtagctcacaaaagcttatgctcaaataaatttgttaatctctaaggtgccacaagtacccccttttctttttgcggatacagactaccacggttgctactctgaaacctatccctaTTCTAGAGTCCTATAGAATGGTACAAAGCAGCTATCGAAGAAAGGAGATCATTTTCCATTTCACTCTGCAGGTTTTTAGGGAAATTTCCATAAGATGTCGTAGAGCCTTGATTGGTTTCATGCTTCTGAAGTTGTGTAAGGCTTTCCCATAAGGGCACAATTTCAAAGCTCTTGTTTAAGATTTTTCTGGCATAAACTGGCCGCTGCAAAGAGATCAGTTTGCTGATGGTTAGGATGATTTAACAAGTTTGGACAAGAACTAATTTAATAACCGCAGTTTATAAACTATAGCCTGTTTTTCTTTCATATGTGTTTTGCTTGTGTCCGCaaaacagagggggaaaaaagctctGCAGGCATCTAAACCAGTAATTCATGTGGAATCCTGGATTTTATTGCAGTGgataagtaattttgtattaaaataattttctctaaACAAACCTTCCAATGCTGAAGTTTGAACTTAGCTGCTAAATCTGTAACAATAGGAACACTGATACTGATTCCTAACACCTCCTTGGCCCTTGGATTTAAAAACCACAATAAACATAAccatgagcaaaaagaaaaggagtacttgtggcaccttagaaacgaacaaattcgttagtctctaaggtgccacaagtactccttttctttttgcgaatacagactaacaagccTGCTACTCTATAACCATGAGCATAACCCACTAGAATTTGAGtggtttattctttttttccatttggtcTGCTAATCCAGCTATTACCTACACCAGACTCTTGTGCTACATCACAAACATTGTTAAAATGCAGAGtacgttttttttttaaagggatgcaTTCAAATTTTGAAACTGTATGTCATTCCATCATTTGCAAATAGCAAACGGCTGAGTTAATCACTCTTTACAAAGGGAAATATATTTGCACtcgctctgtttttttttttttttaaatggtcaccGTTGCAACAAAATACAGGGAATCTAAAATAATTCTTTTGCAATAAAGACCTAatacaaaacccactgaagtcagtggcagcctTTTAATTggtttcagtaggctttggatcaagtcctacaGGGCAGATGATCAAAAGCTCAGTTctcatttaggcaccaaagtaaATTGCCAGGTTTTCAACAGATCTCAGCACTTTAGATGCTTGTTGAGTGCTTAGCTCTGGAAAATCTGTCCATAATGTCACAATGGGAGCACTATGGAAAATTCGGACCTGATTGTGGTTACTGAGCCAATGAAAGTCTGGCCCctgggcttctttgaaaatccagccGTAATTTTGCGAAGAGAAACGTTGGTGTTGAAGTTAATGGTGCTTGTGTCCTTTACGCCTGttaaggatttggcccataacatCTGTAAAGGTGGCCAGAGGACAACAATTCCATTTGGTGGAGGAATTGAAAACGGGCTTCCTTCCAAATTGTCACAAAACCTAACATGCTCTGCAAAGGAATATTCTGATTGTGTTTGAAGTTTTTATTTCAgctcaataaaaatgttttgtttcagttgccACTTTTTTTACAAATGTATAATAAAAAATCGAAACAAACCgtcctttcaaaatgaaaaatcaaactgtttcatTCCAATAATGGCAAAACGAGATTTTTCaacactgtggaaaaaaaatttccccatgaGTTTTTACTGAACAAATTATTGGTGAAACTGACATGATTTTGAGACGTGTTTCGATTTGGGAACTGcgttttccaatggaaaatggttCTGTCGAAGTTTTACAGACCAGCTCTAACCCATAGCAAGGCAAAAAGAGATCCCTCCACCCCCGGGAAGTTCTTAGAAAAGGTTAAGGTGTTTTGCTTTACTTACCAATAGGCATGACTATAAAGAAAGGAAGCCAGCACAATATGAAACACCCCACCACTATTCCCAGGGTCTTGGCTGCTTTCTTTTCCCTGGAGAACTTCAGGAGATGCACTGAGAAGTGGGTTTTGTTCTTTGTGCAGGATGTTGATCTGTTCCCTACCGAGGTGTTTTTGCAATGGATCCGGAGGGTCACCTCTTCAGAATGAGATTTCTCCGTTTTCAAGCCAGAAGTCAGGCCTTTGCTTTCCCTTTTGGCCACCACATACACTCTACAGTACATCACCAAGATGATGGCCAAGGGGAGGTAGAAGGAGCCAAAAGCAGAGAACAATACGTAGCCAGGCTCTTCAGTGATTTGACAGATGGTATCATCTTCTGGAGCTGGCTCCTTCCAGCCAAAGAGAGGTCCAATGGAGATCACCAGAGACAAAGCCCAGATGCTTAGCAGAGCCAGGAGTCCCCTCTTTTCCGTCACTATAGCTGGATATCTCAGTGGGTAGCTCACTCCAATGTATCTGTCTATAGAGATGATACATAGACTCATGATGGAAGCCGTGCAGCATAGGACATCGACAGCTGCCCAGATGTTGCAGAAGATCCTTCCAAAGACCCAGTAGCCCAAAATCTCAAAGATTGCTGAGAAAGGCAGGACCGTGGAAGTTAAGAGGAAGTCGGCAACAGCCAGGTTGATTATGTAGTAATGGGTCACACTCTGAAGGTGTCTGTGGCAGGCTACTGATAGGATAACCAGAATATTACCCAGCACCCCAAATATAATcagcccccctaaaataaccccTAATAATATGGCCTTAGAATTGTTCACTATCCCTACAGTCTGGGTGCAATTTGAACAGTCAGAGGAATTTCCAGGGAGGAAAACCATTGTCGCTGGCAAATAAAGTTCATCCAACTCTTGTGCTCCACTCAACTTTCTACTGCTTACAATGCTGAGATCAACTCTTTGAAGGTTTTGCAGGCAACATTTGCCCAACTCTGTTGGTAAAAGGTATTATAATATCAACAATACTAATGCCTTAGAAACACAGAACCAGGATAAGTAACTGATCCAAAAACATACTGGAAAATCCTCTCTAAGCTTCTGCTCTTCTGGTTGCTTTTGGCAGCGAATTAGCAACATAGCCCCAGTTTTGAAGACTTTCCAAGTCTGGCCTCCTTTGGATTCTACCTGGGATGAGGGGGCCTCAGCTGTATGGTGTAAAGTAGGGGCATCATTGAGGACATTTCTCCTACTTTCCAGGATAACTGTCTCAGGGGAAATGGAGCTGCAGTGCTAAAATCATTCTTGCTTTTTAGAGACAGACTCAGTCTGCAGAGGTGAAGGGAATAACGTAAAAATCCCCAGTGTCTTAATTTGGATTCCTCCTCAAAGGAAGTTGGTGAGACTTTCGCTGGCCCTCTCTGCGTTGAAATTCTATTTTGCACCTGGCGTCGTAGAAACCTCGGCAGTGGTAATGATGCTCCATCATCTCTGTGATTTTCCAGCTGAAGGATGCTCATCCGTAGCAGGCTTCATGGTCTTGACGGGTTGGTCAAAAGTTTCTGAACCTCTGGAAAAATTGTTGTCCGGTCACTTGGTCCCCTGGGCTCAGGATCTGGGCTTATTAACACTAGCTTGTTGTAGGCTCAGAAGGAAAAGGGAGATTTGCCTTGTCAAAGATACCTTGATGCTGTGCTCTTCCGTGACATGGTGCCTAAGAGAGGTAAAGAGACATGGACAACATGATTCAGAGAGCTCATGGCTACCTACTGCTGTGGTTTCCCAAGCAGAAATGTTTTCTAGAGCCTGGGAATCTATTTTAGTGAACCTTCCCCATCAGCTACGATATTAGATTAATATCCCAGTCCCTTCCACCCAGTGAAGCCCTGCTATTTGGCCGATGTTGCTCCAGACAACACAGACCAATATGAATTTTTGTTGCCTGATCAATTTTTCTGACCACCTCTCCACACCCCCAGCTAAAAAACAATATTATACATTCAGCACAAGCCTGCCGTCGATTGACCTGAGGGTAAAGCAATCAACCCTGATTATTACCTTCCCTACAGGGACCATTTATTAAAGATACAAAGGGACAGAAATCAGAACTAGAAACTGATTGTGAACTGTTTCAGGGTAggagccgtgtgagtctgtatttccaaaaagaaaaggagtacttgtggcaccttagagactaataaattatttgagcataagcttttgtgagttacagctcacttcatcgaatgcattccgATCTGGCAAGTCCAGAATTTAGTCTAGAAACCCCCAAAGTGACTCTCTTGCAGATCAAACTGCTCATTAGTTAGGATAAGCcacacattttagaaaaaaagaaaaggagtacttgtggcaccttagagactaacaaatttatttgagcataagctttcgtgagcacgaaagcttatgctcaaataaatttgttagtttctaaggtgccacaagtactccttttcttttttgcgaatacagactaacacggctgctactctgaaacatttgagAAAGCTACAGGGGAAAGTGATTTGTGAAATGTATGGGGTGTTGCAGAAAGAAGGAGTTTTTACTGGCTGGAATAGCATTTCAAAACATCTGGGGGCCAAATTCCTCCTCAGccaaataaagatggaaaaaacaTAGAAATGCGAGACTGAAGATAGGAATTTGAGGCAAAAAGGGCAGGAAGGTTAGTTATAAGTGACAGCTAATCATCTCTTATAATGCTAGGGGTGGTCTAGATTTCCTGTTCAAGCACTCATGAGATATTTGAAAGGCCATCAATAGCGACACAGACCTCAGTTCCCAGATAAGAAGAACCTCTGTAAATTCTTATGGGCAAGCTCACTGTATTATGTCTTGCAAATTAACTCTCCCGTCCGATTAAACACACTCCCAACAATCCAGCAGCAAAAATCAACTCATCTGCGAATCCCAGGCGTGTGTATTTTTTTACAGGGATGgaaataaaaatcagattcttATTTTAGCACCTGTAGATGCACAATTCAGATTCACGGGGGTGGCGGGGAAGAAAAGGTCTCTTTTTTTCCACGGTGGGCATTTGCCTTCCTTCCAATGCCACATTTACATTTGTCTTTCCGCAGGAGGGAATGAGACCCCGAGTTATTCCAGGGAAAAGGAAGGTTTTGAATAAGCgcataaatgaaaaatgaaacccCCATAGTTTTAAGCATCttctgatattattattatttattataaggCTGATGATGGAACAGGGAATTAAATGATCCAACTTCATTCCCAAGTGCATGAAATGAAACTTCCCAGCAAGtaaaggaaaagagaaggcaGAAAAACGGTAAGCGAGGCAGGAAAGGAAGGAGGTATGCTACATATATGTTCCAAACATCTGATCCGACCCTTACCCTGCATGCTAGAGATCTCCAGACGGGAGACTCTGCCCTACCTCTGCCCTTCACCCACACTCACCTCCTGgaaggctgcacagctcctgtTGCTGAGCATCTGGGAAGGACATTCACAGCCAGCCCATAGCACAGCACTGCAGTCTCCTCTCTGCATGCAGGGATGGGGCACTCTGCCGGAGATTCCACCAGCCTTTCCTCCCTTTTTAACTCCCCTTGTGTATTGATGACTCAGAATCACACTAGTTCCCTGTGTCCCAATGGCAGAGGGGCTCGGGGCCGGCTTCTCCGCCCTCTCCCACTTGCAATGTTCAGCTCTACACTGTCAAGAAGCAGCAGCCACTTCAATGCTCTGTAGCTGTAGCAGGCAGTATCCCCTGCCATTACCGTAATCTCCAGCCACGGCCGTATTGCTCAGAAACAAAGAGCACTCATGGGATGCCCAATTGTCTTTTGTGCTGATTTACTGGGTTTTGCATGGGAAAGGAGTGAGCATTCAGAAAGTGTATTCTTCAAACGGGAAAGATAGCTAGTTGGCAGAAATGTCACAGTCACAGAATTTATGGGGTTGATAATTGCCTTAAAATGAACTGGCAAAATATCACCTGAAattacatgggggaaaaaatatccCATGAGTCTCACACAACTCTGTTGGAATATAAAAGGTGCAGTGCTTGCCAGATAAAATGAGAATGAAGAAAATAACAAGGACTGACAAATATTCCTATATACGCACATACCATAGCTAAAGAAAGATAGACAGTT is part of the Dermochelys coriacea isolate rDerCor1 chromosome 26, rDerCor1.pri.v4, whole genome shotgun sequence genome and encodes:
- the ADRA1A gene encoding alpha-1A adrenergic receptor; the protein is MVFLPGNSSDCSNCTQTVGIVNNSKAILLGVILGGLIIFGVLGNILVILSVACHRHLQSVTHYYIINLAVADFLLTSTVLPFSAIFEILGYWVFGRIFCNIWAAVDVLCCTASIMSLCIISIDRYIGVSYPLRYPAIVTEKRGLLALLSIWALSLVISIGPLFGWKEPAPEDDTICQITEEPGYVLFSAFGSFYLPLAIILVMYCRVYVVAKRESKGLTSGLKTEKSHSEEVTLRIHCKNTSVGNRSTSCTKNKTHFSVHLLKFSREKKAAKTLGIVVGCFILCWLPFFIVMPIGVFFPALKPSDTVFKITFWLGYLNSCINPIIYPCSSQEFKKAFQNVLRAQCLTRKQAANKHSLSFNLNQAARPSMDGAKDVVRIPVGSGETFYRISKSHGVCEWKIFSTMQSMSTKSAISKDKSSCTRAKVKSKGFLRTCCCAGPSRSVARENRNVPTIKIHTISLGENGENV